One part of the Candidatus Saccharimonadales bacterium genome encodes these proteins:
- a CDS encoding RNA-binding protein — MATKLFVGSLSWNTTEDQLKDFFSTVGTVVSATIITDRETNRSKGFGFVEMSSEEEAQEAIKQLNEKELDGRTITVNEARPREERPSNSFGGRRDFGGGGNRNRY; from the coding sequence ATGGCAACCAAATTATTCGTTGGGTCCCTTTCTTGGAACACCACCGAGGATCAGCTAAAGGACTTCTTCTCGACCGTTGGTACTGTCGTATCAGCGACGATCATCACTGATCGTGAGACAAACCGTTCTAAAGGATTCGGTTTCGTCGAGATGTCATCTGAGGAAGAAGCCCAGGAAGCTATCAAACAACTCAACGAAAAAGAGCTCGACGGTCGTACTATTACCGTCAACGAGGCTCGACCACGCGAAGAGCGTCCGTCAAATTCATTCGGCGGTCGACGTGACTTCGGCGGTGGCGGCAACAGAAACCGCTACTAA